TGTACATCGCGCAACCCCCGCTGTACCGCATCGCCAAGGGAAAGCAGGAAATTTACGCCTACTCGGACCAGGAGCGGGATGAGATCCTCGAGCGGCTCCGAGGGGACGGCGATGGCAAGGGGATCCACGTTCAGCGCTACAAGGGTCTCGGCGAGATGAACCCCGAGCAGCTCTGGGAAACGACGATGGATACGAGCAGCCGGCGGCTGTTGCGTGTGCAAATCGAAGATGGGATCGCCGCGGACGAGATCTTCACGAAGCTCATGGGCGATGAAGTCGAGCCCCGGCGAGCGTTCATCGAGTCCAACGCGCTCGGAGTGCGGAACCTGGACGTCTAGCGCGCCTAGCTGGCGCCGCCCTTCCTGCGGCGCCTCACCGGTTTTTCTTCGACGCCTTTTTCCGGCGCCGCTTCAGCCGGCTTATGCGCGCTCTTTTCTTTCGGTACGCGCGCCTGGAATTCGAAGCCGATCTTTCCGTCCGGGTTCTTTACGAGAAAGGCCTTGAAGCGACGTCCCTTCTTGGAAACAAAGCCGGTCAGGAGATCGGTTCGCC
This genomic stretch from Longimicrobiaceae bacterium harbors:
- a CDS encoding topoisomerase C-terminal repeat-containing protein produces the protein KCGARVFEHGMVYSCEKALGPGKTCDFRSGRLILQQPIEREQMQKLLAAGRTDLLTGFVSKKGRRFKAFLVKNPDGKIGFEFQARVPKEKSAHKPAEAAPEKGVEEKPVRRRRKGGAS